Sequence from the Corallococcus sp. EGB genome:
AAGCTTCGAGCGGCGAGGGTGGGTGTTCGAAGTGCTGTACGAAGGGCCGTCAAAAGTTGTGCCCGCGTCGTTCACCCCACCCCATTGCTCGCGAACCACTCCGCCGCGGGCGTGTTACGCGCGCGCATCGGCACCAGGCGCGTGCCGGAAATCACGCGCAGCCGCGTGCCGCGCCAGTTCACCGTGCGCCGGAACGCGCCATGCCACCATGCGGCGAAGAGCAGCGCGTCCTTCACCAGCACCGCGGGCGCCGCGCGCAAGGACACCGGCTGGGGACGCAGCGAACGGAACACCGTCACGTCCACCCAGACCTTGCCCAGCGCCACCGACAACGCCGCCAGGCCCGTGAGGGCGGACGGGTGGAGGAGCGCACCCAGCACCGCGAGCGGAACCGGGTTGAGCAGCGCCTGCGCAATGTACGTGGAGGGCGCTACCGCTGTGCGGTGGATGACGCTCCAGCGCAGGTAGCGCTGGAAGAAGGCGTCCACGCTCTTGCGCAGCGAGACGTTGAAGACAGGGGCGTGCGCCAGCACCACGCGCTTGCCCAGCTTGCGCGTCACCCACTGGCCAATGACGTAGTCCTCCGCCAGCACGTCCTTCACGGAGAAGAAGCCGCCCAGCGCCTCCACGTCCTCGCGGCGCAGCGCCATGGACTTGCCCACCACGATGTCGCGGTCCGCCGCGTGCTTCGCGGCGATCATCCCCGCCGCCGCGCTGGAGGACAGGTGCAGGTTGTCCAGCAGCGAACCGAAGCTCTGCTCCCCCAGGCCGGCCACCGGGTGCGTCACGCAGCCCACCGAGGGGTCCTCGAAGGCCGCGGCGATCTCCTCCAGGTAGCCGTCCCCCACGCGGGTGTTGCTGTCGCTCACCACCCAGATGTCATGGCGGGCCTCCGCCGACAGCGTCACCAGCTGGTTCACCTTGGGATTCAGCCCGGGCTCTCCCTCCTGGAGCACCACGCGCATCACCTGGGGCCACTTCGCCTCCGCGGCCCGCGCCACCGCGTAGGCCGGGTCGCGCGTGTCCTTCACGCCCAGGAGCACCTCGTAGGTGGGGTAGGGCAGCCGCGCGAACTGGGCGAGGTTGGCCTCCAGGTCGTCATCCACGCCGCACAGCGGCTTGAGGATGGACAGGCCGGGGCGCCGCGTGGGGGCGGCGGGGGAGGTGCGGCGGTGGCGGCGCACGAACAGCGCCTGGAGGAGGAGGGCGACGAGGCCCACTGCGGACGCGGCCAGGAGGAGGCTGGATGCGATGAGCATGCCGCCACCCTAGAGGTCCCACAAGGCGGGACCGGGGCGGCGGGGCGGCGGGACGGCCAACTCGCCGTGACACCGCCGTGAAGCCGCCTACTCCAGGTCGCGGCTGCGCGGGTGGCGCACGTCCTTGCCGCGCACCATGTAGATGACCATCTCCGCCACGTTGAGCGCGTGGTCGCCAATGCGCTCCAGGTGCTTCGCGATGAACATCAACGCCGTGGCCCGGCGGATGTTGCGCGAGTCCTCCATCATGTAGGCCAGCAGCTCGTTGAAGATCTTCAGGAAGAGGGCATCCAGCAGGTCGTCCCCCTTGAGGACGTCCTCCGCCTTGGCCGCGTCCCCGGACACGAACGCGTCCAGCGCCATCTTCACCTGCTGCTGCGCCAACTCCGCCAGCTTCGGCGTGTCCACGTAGGGGGCGAGCGGCGGCACCTGGTTCAGGTCCATGGCGCGCTCGGCGATGTTCACCGCCAGGTCACCAATGCGCTCCAGGTCGGTGACGATCTTCAGCGCCGTGGTGATGAGGCGCAGGTCGGACGCGGCCGGCTGGCGCAGCGCGAGGATGCGGCGGCACAGGTCGTCGATGTCGACCTCCAGCCGGTTCACCTCGCGGTCCGCGCCCACGACCTTCTCCGCCAGCGTGGAGTCGCGGTCGGTGAGGGCCTTGGTGCTCTGCGCGATGAGGGCCTCCACCTTGGCCCCCATGGCCAGCAGCTTCTCGCGCAGGTTGCGCAGGTCCTGCTCGAATGCCTTGTCGGTATGCATCGCGGCCATGTGGTCCTCTTCCGTCGCGCGCGGGCTCAACCGAACTTCCCGGTGACGTAGTCCTCCGTGCGCTTCTCGTGGGGGTTGGTGAAGATCTGCTCCGTGGGGCCGCACTCCACCAATTCCCCCATGTAGAAGAAAGCCGTCTGGTCGCTCACCCGCGCGGCCTGCTGCATGTTGTGGGTCACGATGGCGATGGTGTACGTGGCCTTGAGCTCGTGGATGAGCTCTTCAATCTTCGCCGTGGCGATGGGGTCCAGCGCGGACGCGGGCTCGTCCATCAGCAGCACCTCCGGCTCCACCGCCAGCGCCCGCGCGATGCACAGGCGCTGCTGCTGGCCGCCGGACAGGCCCAGGGCGCTTTCCTCCAGGCGGTCCTTCACCTCGTCCCACAGCGCCGCGCCGCGCAGGGACTTCTCCACGCGCGCGGCCAGCTTCGCCCTGTCCTTGAGCCCGCCCACGCGCAGGCCGTAGGCGACGTTCTCGAAGATGGACTTGGGGAAGGGGTTGGACTTCTGGAACACCATGCCCACGCGGCGGCGCAGGTCCACCACATCCAGGGAGCGGTCGTGGATGCTCCGGCCGTCCAGGAACACGCTGCCGTCGTGGCTCGCGCCGGGGATGAGGTCGTTCATCCGGTTGAGCGAGCGCAGGAAGGTGGACTTGCCGCACCCGGACGGGCCGATGAGCGCCGTCACCTTGTGCTCGGGGACGGCCAGGCTCACCTGCTTGATGGCCACCTTGCTGCCGTAGCGCAGGGTGAGCTCGCGGGCTTCCATCTTGTTGCGCGGCGTGGCGGAGGAGAGGGGCATGGGAGCAGGGAACGTCAGTGTCCGGCCGCGGCCTTGCGGCGCGTGCGCGTGCGGATGAGGACCGCGACCAGGTTCAGGGCGAAGGTGAGCAGGAGCAGCACCAGCACCGTGGCGTACAGCAACGGGCGGGTGGCCTCCACGTCCGGCGACTGCGTGGCCAGCACGTAGGTGTGGTAGCCCAGGTGCATGAACTGCGAGTTCAGGCTCGTGGGGAGATCCGGCAGGAAGTACGCAGCGCCGGTGAAGAGGATGGGGGCCACCTCGCCCGCGCCGCGGGAGATGGCCAGCACCGCGCCGGTGAGGATGCCCGGCAGCGCGCCCGGCAGCACCACCCGCGCCAGCGTCTGTGACTGGGTGGCCCCCAGCGCGAGGCTCGCGGTGCGCTGCTCCTGCGGCACGGCGCGCAGGGCCTCTTCCGTGGACACGATGACGACGGGCAGGGTGAGCACCGCCAGCGTCAGCGACGCCCAGAGGATGCCCGGCTGGGCCCAGTGCAGCTCCTGGTAGCCCAGCGCGTGGTCCAGCCCCTTGCCCACGAAGAGGATGAAGAAGCCCAGGCCGAAGAGGCCGAACACGATGGAGGGCACGCCCGCCAGGTTCGCCACCGCCACGCGCACCGCGCGGGCCAGGAAGCTGGAGGGCGGCGCGTACTCGTGCAGGTACACCGCCGTGAGCACGCCCACCGGCATCACCGCCAGGGTCATGAGCAGCGTGAGCGCGGCGGTGCCGAAGAGGGCGGGGAAGATGCCGCCGCCCATCATCCCGTCCGTGGGCGCCTCCGTGAGGAAGCGCCAGGAGACGTGGCTCCAGCCGCCCCGGACGATGTCCAGGAGGATGAGGCCCAGCATGGCCACGATGACGAACGCGGCCAGCCCCGTGAGCGACACGAGCGACAGGCCCACGACCTTGCGCGTGGTGTGCTTCACCCCGCACCTCCCTTGAGCCGCTGGATGACCTTGCGCGTCCACATCCCGGCGAGCATGTTCAGCACGAAGGTGAAGAGGAACAGCTCCACGCCGATGAAGAAGAGCAGCGCGTAGTGCGGGCTGCCCACCACCACCTCGCCCATCTCCGCGGCGATGGTGGCCGACAGCGAGCGCACGGAGTCCCCCAGGTTCCACGACACGATGGCCGCGTTGCCGGAGGCCATGAGGACGATCATCGTCTCACCGATGGCGCGCCCGAAGCCCAGCACGCACGCGGCGAGGATGCCGGGGGCCGCCGCCGGGAGCACCACCTTCCACGCCGTCTCCCAGGGCGTGGCCCCCAGCGCCAGGGACGCCTCGCGGTAGCTGCGCGGCACGGCGGTGAGCGCGTCCTCCGTCACCGTGAAGATGACCGGCACGATGGCCAGCGCCAGGCCCAGCCCCGCCACGACGGCGTTGAGCCGGGAGGTGAAGCCGAAGACGTCCTGGAGGAAGGTGGCCATCACCATCAGCGCGAAGAAGCCCAGCACCACGGACGGGATGCCGGCGAGCAATTCGATGGTGGGCTTGAGGACCTCGCGCAGGCGGCGCGGGGCGAACTCCGCGGCGAACAGCGCGCCGAAGATGCCCAGGGGGACCGCCACCACCATGGACACGAGCGTCGTCTTCAGCGTGCCGACGAACAGCGGAATCATGCTGACCTTGGGCACGCTGGACACCGGCTGCCACACGTAGGCCAGCGGCTTTCCCTTCCGCACCACCTGCGGAAGGAACATCTTGGAGAAGCTGGCCTCCTCGCGCGCCGCCGCGTCGGTGACGAGCGTGAGCGCCTCCTTCGCCACGAAGACGAGGATGAGCACCAGCGCGGCGATGCCGGTGAAGGCCACCACGGTGATCAACCCCGCGATGGCCCTCTCCTTCCATTGCCGTCGCCGGGCCGCGGGCGACAGCGTGGGCTGCGCCACCGGGGGCGCGAGGTCCTGCTCCTGCATGACGGCCTGTCTATCCAACATGGGACCCCCGCGCCGGGTGACAATCGCGTGACGCCGACTACTTCACAGGGAAGTAGCCGACCTGCGTGACGATGGCCTGACCTTCCGCGGACAGCGTGAAGTCGATGAAGGCCTTGGCCTCGCCGGCGGGCTTGTTGCGCAGGTAGAAGAAGAGGTCGCGCGACAGCGGGTACTTGCCGCTCTTCACGTTCTCCGCGTTGGGGGCGAAGGCCTCGTTGCCCTTCTTCACCTTCAGCTCCTTGATGCCCTTGGCGTACGCGGCGCCGCCGTAGCCAATGCCGTTCTTCTCCTTGGCCACCGCGTTGACGACGGCGGCGGTGCCCGGGAGCGTCTGCGCGGAGGCCGCGAAGTCGTCCCCGCCCAGCACGGTGTCCTTCACGAACACGTAGGTGCCGGAGGAGTTCTCACGCGAGTACAGGACGATGGGGGCGTCCGCGCCGCCCACGGCCTTCCACGACGTGGTGTCGCCCAGGTAGATGTCCTTGAGCTGCTCCACGGAGAGCGCGTCCACCTTGTTGGACTCGTTGACGTAGAAGGTGACGCCGTCCTTGGCCACGGAGATGGCGGTGGGCGGCGTGTTGTAGCGGGCGCGCAGCTTCTCCTCCTCCGCCTCCTTGATTTCACGGCTGGACATGGCGATGTCCGTGGTGCCGTTCTGCAGGGCCGCCAGGCCCGTGCCGGAGCCGCCGCCCGTCACCTGGATCTTCGTGGCGGGGTTCTTCTTCATGAACGCCTCGGCCCAGCGCTGGACGAGGATGACCATGGTGTCCGAGCCCTTCACGGTCACCGTGCCTGCCTGGGCGGTGAGCGGGAGGACGACGAGCCCGAAGGCGACGAAGCTGGAAAGCAGTGTCTTCTTCATGGGGTGACTCCTCTAGAAACGGGCCTGCATCTGCAGGGTGAACAGGTTGTCGTGCGGGTCCAATGCCTGGGCCACGACGTGCGTGATGGGGATTTCGTAGATGGCGGAAACCTTCAGGTTCTCCCCGAAGTGGTGCTGGAGGACGAAGCCCAGCGTGTCGACGGTGTTGTCCGCGCCCGGCACGTCACCCACGGCGACGTTCGCCTGGCCGTTGTGCGGGTCGAAGGTGTCGTAGCGGACGGCCACCGCGTCGTTGAGCCCGATGTTCTGCACGAGCAGCAGGTACCAGCCGTGCGCGGGCACGTTCAGGTGGGTGGCGTTGTTGGCGGCGCCGTAGGTGCGCCCGGCGATGAACTCGCCCTTGATGGCGGTGCCGCCCAGGGGAATCACGTCGAAGTAGGCCTGGAGGTCCGCGCCGATGCGGGTGCGCTCGTAGGCGCGGCGGAAGGGGTCCGTGGCCAGCCGGCCCATGTCATGGCCGTACCAGCCGGAGATGCCACCGGAGAGCCACTTCAGGTCGAAGCCCAGGTGCCCGACGATGTCCTTCTCCTTGTCGTTGTCCTGGGTGGTGCCGCTGTCGGTGCCGTTGCCGTCGAAGACGCCCACCGCGAGCCGCAGGAACTTGTAGCGGCCGTTCACCTTCGCGCCGCGGTCGCGCTCGCTGGGGAGCATGTTGCGCACCACGCGGCTGCGCTCGGGGAACTCGCGGTCGCTGGAGGACTGGGGGCCCTCGTAGCCGAAGGGCCACTTCATCTGGCCCAGGGTGACGGACAGCTGCTGCTTGGTGCCGGGGACGAAGAGGGTGGCCTCCGCGTCCTTGAGCGTCACGCCCGCGGGCACCGCGTCGATCTGCAGCATGAACTGCGACCACTCGGTGGTGTACGTGGCCTTCAAGCGGCCCCGGCGGACGCCGAAGCGGCTGTAGCCGCCCGCGCCGGTGTCATCCAGGTCCTGCAGGTACTGATAGCGGGCCTGGACATAGCCGGAGATGCGCAGCTTCTTGAGCGCGGACAGGTCGTTCTTCGTCTCGACGTTCTGCTCCTCCAGCGCCTCCACGCGGTGCTCGTCCGCCGTCAGCCGCTCGTCGATGGAGGGCGACATCTCCGGGACGGTGGGGGCGTTGGCGCGCGGGGGGGCGGGCTCCGTGGAGGACGGCTCCGCCGCCGCGCGCGGCTCGGAGGCCGGCGGGGTGGAGACCGCTTCCTGGGAGGTGGTGGCCTGGGCCATGGAGGTGCTGGAGCTCAGCAGGGTGAGGGCAACGAGGAGTGGGCGCATAGAAGGTCGGCGGGCGTCTCGGGGGTGTCGAGAACGCGTGACGATCTATGGGCTGGATGTGGCCGTTTAACGGCCCTTTCGTGACAAATGCGTAACGGAAGGGCCCGGGGGCCTACCCTGCGGCCGGATCCACGATGCGGTAGCCGACACCGCGAACCGTCTCCAGGAGGGAGCGTGCGGGGCCCAGTTTGTCGCGCAGCCGCATCACGTGCGTGTCGATGGTGCGCGTCTCCAGGGCACTGGACAGGCCCCAGACCTGCTCCAGGAGCTGCTCGCGCGTCTGCACCCGGCCCAGCCGCGCCATGAGGAACTCCAGCAGGCGGAACTCCAGCGCGGTGAGGGGCGTCTCCTTCTCCTCCACGAAGAAGCGGTGCTGGGTGACGTCCAGGCGCAGGGGGCCCAGCGCCAGGGGCGGCGTGCCCTCCTGGGGCGAGGAGGTGCGCCGGAGGATGGCCTTGAGCCGGAGCACCAGCTCGCGCACGGAGAAGGGCTTGACGACGTAGTCGTCCGCGCCGACCTCGAAGCCCCGGATGCGGTCCGCCTCCTCGCTCTTGGCGGTGAGCATGACGATGAGCACGTCACGCAGGCGGGGGTTGGCGCGCAGGTGGCGGCAGACCTCGATGCCGGACAGGTCCGGCAGCATCAGGTCCAGCAGCACCACGTCCGGGGGCTGCTCGCGGGCGGCGGTGAGCGCCGCCTCCCCGGTGAAGGCCACGCGGGTGGTGAAGCCCGCGCCGCGCAGGTTGAAGTCGATGAGCTCGGCGAGGTCACGCTCGTCGTCGACGATGAGTACGTGGGACATGGCGGGCATGTACTGTGCGCGCACCGCTTCGCGCCCACGTGACGCGCTGGCAACAAGTGCGTCACGTCCGTCACGCCCGAAGAGGGAGTCACGGGCGCCGCAGGGAGCGGCCCGGTGCCGCCATCCATTGCAGGGCGAACTCGCGGCCCTCGGCGCGCAGGGCGACGGCGCAGCCCTTGCGGAGCTTGTCCGGCAGGGCATGGCCCAGCGCCAGCGCCGCGGCGCGTTCCAAGGAGGGATTGTGTCCCACCAGCGCCCAGCCCGGGCCCACGTCGCGCGCCAGCTTGAGCACGTTGCGCGCCGCGCCCTTCATGGGGACGAGCGCGGGGTGGACCTCCACGTGGGACAGCCCGAGCGCGTCCGCGAGCAGCTCCGCGGTCTGCACCGCGCGCACCAGCGGGCTGGTGATGATGCCCATGAGCGGCGTGAGGCGCGTGAGCTTCTTCGCGTGCTGACGGAAGGCGGCGCGGCCCTGGGGCGTGAGGGCGCGGGCCTCGTCGCCCAGGGCGTTGGAGTCCTCGGCCACGGCGTGGCGCACGAGGAGGAGGGGCAGGTCGCGTTCAGCCATGGGCGCGCGTTGTAGTGCGTTTCGCGCCGGCGTGGATGTGACGAACCGGTGGACTGCTCTGTGGACTACTCCACGCCGCCCAGCAGGAAGGCGAGCAGCAAGAGCGCGAGCACGCCCGTGGTGATGGCGGCGAAGGTGCGGTCCTTCTGGGCGCGGAAGATGCCCAGGGACAGGGCCACGCGCAGCACGGGCACGGTGATCATCACCAGGAGCCCCGCCATCACGAAGGACTGGCCGCGCACCGCCATGACGCCCTCGAAGACGTCCGTCAGCCGGTGCGGCGCGGCGTCCGGGTCCGTCAGGCGCTGGAGCGCGTCCGGAGACGAGAAGTAGTCCGGGTGGCGGAGGAAGGTCATCACCATGCCGCAGGTGACCAGCGACATGCTCAGCAGCACGCCGCCGCGCAGCAGCTGGCTGATGAGCAGCTCCGGCGTGAGGGGGACCACCTCGTCCGGCGCGGCGGCGGTGGTGGTCACCTCTCGAGGAGACGGAGGTTCAGCGGGCCCGGTCATCCGTGGATCCCCTTGGACAGCATCTCGTAAGACACCCACAGCAGCACGGCGACGAAGAGCATGCGCAGGGAGCCGCTCTTGAGCTTCGTGAGGTAGCGCGAGCCCATGAACGCGCCCAGCGTGACGCCCACGCAGACGGGGCCGGCGATGAACGGATCGATGTCCCCCCGCGCGAAGTAGATGCCCGCGCTGGCCGCCGCCGTGACGCCGATCATGAAGTTGCTGGTGGCGGTGGAGACCTTGATGGGCAGCCCCATGGCCAGGTCCATGGCCGGGACCTTCAGCGCGCCGGAGCCGATGCCCAACAGGCCGCTCACCGTGCCCGCGACGTACATGAGCCCCAGGCCCACGAGCGGCCGGTGCACGCGGTAGGACACCTCGCCGCCGGCGGACACGTCGTAGTAGCTGCCGTGCAGTCCCAGCCGGTCCGCGATGGCGTTGCGCGGCGGCTCCGCGCGGGGGCTGCCGTCCTCGCGCAGCTTGCGCAGCATCGCGAGCGCCGAATAGGCCATCACCGCGCCGAAGAGGAAGTAGAGCGCGCGGCCGCCCACCATGCCCGCGAGCATCGCGCCCGACACGGCGCCCGCCACGGTGGCCAGCTCCAGGAACATGGCCACGCGCATGTTGGCCAGGCCGTCGCGCACGTACGCCGCCGCCGCGCCGCTGGACGTGGCGATGACGGACACGATGGAGGCACCCACCGCGTAGCGGATGTCCACCTTGAGCACGAGCGTGAGGACGGGGATGAGGATGAGGCCACCGCCCAGGCCCAGGAGCGAGCCCAGGAGGCCCGCTCCCACGGAGACACAGAGCACGATGGCGACGAAGTTGAACGGAGTGGCGTCCAAGACGGAGGCCATCTTCCACCCGGCCCTCCCGCTTGCAAGCAGTTCACGCGGAGCCTGACTGGTTGCCCGCTCCGGACCATCCCGCGGTGCGAGGTGCTGCCGGACCCTCAACGTTGCTGGGGTGCGTCGGACGGCTTTCCGTCGTGCGAAGGGGCCTTGTCCGGAGGCTGAGGCAGGGGCCACCCCTGGAACAGCGGCCAGCCCCGGTAGGGATTTCCCTGGGCCGGCTCCTCGGCGGGCTCCGGGGGCTCTTGAGGGTGCTGGCCGGGGTGCGGCGGCGAGCGCAGCAGCACCCACGTCAGCACGATGCACAGAAGGCTCATGACGACGATGCTCCACGCGCGCGTGCGAGGCTCCAGCTCCATCTAGAAGCGCCCCCGCTTGAGCAGGTCGCCCTTGGAGAGCGAACCCAGCAGGCGCCGGCGCCCGTCCACCACGGGCAGCCGCTCCAGCTCCGTGTGGCCGAATCTCGAGGCCACCTCCGACAGCGACAGGTCCGGGGTGATGGCCTGAACGCTGGAGTCCATCACGTCCGCGGCCACGGTGGCCTGGAGCAGCGAGTGGTCCGGCAGGTGCCCCTTGAGCGCGTCCAGGGTGATGACGCCCAGCAGGCGCCCCTCCGCGTCGGTGACATACAGGTCCGCGCCCGCGGGCTGCTCCAGCAGCAGCACCACCACCTCGTCGAAGGTCGCGGACGGAGGCACGCGCTGCGTGGCCGGGGACAGCAGCGAGCGCACCCCTTCCTCCCGCAGCCAGTGCGGCACGGAGTCCGGCACGCGCACGTCGCGCTTCACGAGCACCGACGTGTAGAGCGACTCCGGCTCCAGCCGGCGGCTGACGACGGCGGCCACCACCGCGGCGAGCATCAGCGGGAGGATGAGGTCGTAGTCGCCGGTCATCTCGAAGATCATCAGCACCGCGGACACGGACGCGTGCGTGGTGCCCGCGAGGACCGCGCCCATGCCGAGCAGCGCATAGGCTCCGCTGGGCGCCGCGCCCCCCGGGAGCGCCAGCTCCACCACCCTCCCGAACGCGCCGCCCAGGAGCGCGCCGAAGAAGAGGGACGGGGTGAAGAGCCCGCCCGGCACCCCCGAGCCCGCGCACAGCGACGTCACCACCAGCTTCGCGAGTGGCAGGAGGAGCAGCAGCGCGAAGGGCAGCGTCCCGTGCAGCGCCATGTTCACGGAGTCGTAGCCGTTGCCCATGAGGTACGGCCCCGCGATGGCGGTGGCGCCCACCACCGTCATCGCCACGAGCGGCATGAACGGCGTGAGCCACGACGGCAGCCTGTCCAGCAGGTCCGATGCCAGGTTGATGCCGCGCACGTAGAGCGCGGAGGCCCCGCCCACGAGCACGCCCAGCAGGAGCGCCAGCACCAGCTCGCGCGGGTGGGTGAGGGCGTAGTGGGGGATGACGTAGCTGGGGTGGTCCGCGATGAGCGTGCGCGACACGAGCGTCGCCACCACGCACGACACGACGATGGGACCGAAGAGCTCCAGCGCGAAGCTGCCCAGCAGCACCTCCAGGCCGAAGAGCGCCGCGCCGATGGGGACGTTGTACGCGGACGCGATGCCCGCCGAGGCGCCGCACGCCACCAGCACGCGCGCCTGGCCCGGACCCAGCCGCAGCCACCCGGACAGCGCGGAGCCGCTGGCCGCACCCGTCGAGAGCAGCGCGCCCTCTCGCCCCAGCGGCGCCCCCAGCGCCACCGCGAGGATGGACACGAAGCCGCGCAGGAGCGCGCGAGGGAAGGGCAGCCGGCCGGACTTCACCCAGATGGATTCGATGATGCCCGCGGTGCCGTGGCCGCGCAGGGGCTGGCCCACGATGAGGGACACCAGCGTCACCAGCGCGCCGCCCAGCACCGGCACGAGGAACCGCCGCCAGCCCGGCGACGCGAGCACGCCCTCCAGGAAGTGTTCAGTGCTGCTCTGCCAGAACAGGTGCTGGGTGAAGCGCAGCACCGCGAGCAGCGCCACCGCGCCCAGGCCGGAGATGAGCCCCACGCCCACCACCAGCACCCAGAAGCGCCGCTCCTGCCCCAACAGCCCCCGGAGCACCCGCCGCAGCCAGGGCGAGGGCTCCCCGGTCCTCAGGTCGGGATGTACGGCTCCGGATGCGGGTTCGGGCATGGCCTCCACACCTCTCCAATGTAGGGAGGCGGAGAGGGCCTTCCCGGGGCCGCGCGGAACTTCGCGGAAGGGGCTCGTCCAGCTGCCCACTCTCCGAACGGGCTACCTGACCTCCGGGTGCCTGGCCGGTCGGGCCTGCGTGCTCTTCGCGGGCTGC
This genomic interval carries:
- a CDS encoding DUF1634 domain-containing protein, coding for MTTTAAAPDEVVPLTPELLISQLLRGGVLLSMSLVTCGMVMTFLRHPDYFSSPDALQRLTDPDAAPHRLTDVFEGVMAVRGQSFVMAGLLVMITVPVLRVALSLGIFRAQKDRTFAAITTGVLALLLLAFLLGGVE
- a CDS encoding response regulator — encoded protein: MSHVLIVDDERDLAELIDFNLRGAGFTTRVAFTGEAALTAAREQPPDVVLLDLMLPDLSGIEVCRHLRANPRLRDVLIVMLTAKSEEADRIRGFEVGADDYVVKPFSVRELVLRLKAILRRTSSPQEGTPPLALGPLRLDVTQHRFFVEEKETPLTALEFRLLEFLMARLGRVQTREQLLEQVWGLSSALETRTIDTHVMRLRDKLGPARSLLETVRGVGYRIVDPAAG
- a CDS encoding ceramide glucosyltransferase — its product is MLIASSLLLAASAVGLVALLLQALFVRRHRRTSPAAPTRRPGLSILKPLCGVDDDLEANLAQFARLPYPTYEVLLGVKDTRDPAYAVARAAEAKWPQVMRVVLQEGEPGLNPKVNQLVTLSAEARHDIWVVSDSNTRVGDGYLEEIAAAFEDPSVGCVTHPVAGLGEQSFGSLLDNLHLSSSAAAGMIAAKHAADRDIVVGKSMALRREDVEALGGFFSVKDVLAEDYVIGQWVTRKLGKRVVLAHAPVFNVSLRKSVDAFFQRYLRWSVIHRTAVAPSTYIAQALLNPVPLAVLGALLHPSALTGLAALSVALGKVWVDVTVFRSLRPQPVSLRAAPAVLVKDALLFAAWWHGAFRRTVNWRGTRLRVISGTRLVPMRARNTPAAEWFASNGVG
- the phoU gene encoding phosphate signaling complex protein PhoU, with product MAAMHTDKAFEQDLRNLREKLLAMGAKVEALIAQSTKALTDRDSTLAEKVVGADREVNRLEVDIDDLCRRILALRQPAASDLRLITTALKIVTDLERIGDLAVNIAERAMDLNQVPPLAPYVDTPKLAELAQQQVKMALDAFVSGDAAKAEDVLKGDDLLDALFLKIFNELLAYMMEDSRNIRRATALMFIAKHLERIGDHALNVAEMVIYMVRGKDVRHPRSRDLE
- the pstC gene encoding phosphate ABC transporter permease subunit PstC, translating into MQEQDLAPPVAQPTLSPAARRRQWKERAIAGLITVVAFTGIAALVLILVFVAKEALTLVTDAAAREEASFSKMFLPQVVRKGKPLAYVWQPVSSVPKVSMIPLFVGTLKTTLVSMVVAVPLGIFGALFAAEFAPRRLREVLKPTIELLAGIPSVVLGFFALMVMATFLQDVFGFTSRLNAVVAGLGLALAIVPVIFTVTEDALTAVPRSYREASLALGATPWETAWKVVLPAAAPGILAACVLGFGRAIGETMIVLMASGNAAIVSWNLGDSVRSLSATIAAEMGEVVVGSPHYALLFFIGVELFLFTFVLNMLAGMWTRKVIQRLKGGAG
- the pstB gene encoding phosphate ABC transporter ATP-binding protein PstB, which codes for MEARELTLRYGSKVAIKQVSLAVPEHKVTALIGPSGCGKSTFLRSLNRMNDLIPGASHDGSVFLDGRSIHDRSLDVVDLRRRVGMVFQKSNPFPKSIFENVAYGLRVGGLKDRAKLAARVEKSLRGAALWDEVKDRLEESALGLSGGQQQRLCIARALAVEPEVLLMDEPASALDPIATAKIEELIHELKATYTIAIVTHNMQQAARVSDQTAFFYMGELVECGPTEQIFTNPHEKRTEDYVTGKFG
- a CDS encoding phosphate ABC transporter substrate-binding protein, which gives rise to MKKTLLSSFVAFGLVVLPLTAQAGTVTVKGSDTMVILVQRWAEAFMKKNPATKIQVTGGGSGTGLAALQNGTTDIAMSSREIKEAEEEKLRARYNTPPTAISVAKDGVTFYVNESNKVDALSVEQLKDIYLGDTTSWKAVGGADAPIVLYSRENSSGTYVFVKDTVLGGDDFAASAQTLPGTAAVVNAVAKEKNGIGYGGAAYAKGIKELKVKKGNEAFAPNAENVKSGKYPLSRDLFFYLRNKPAGEAKAFIDFTLSAEGQAIVTQVGYFPVK
- the pstA gene encoding phosphate ABC transporter permease PstA gives rise to the protein MKHTTRKVVGLSLVSLTGLAAFVIVAMLGLILLDIVRGGWSHVSWRFLTEAPTDGMMGGGIFPALFGTAALTLLMTLAVMPVGVLTAVYLHEYAPPSSFLARAVRVAVANLAGVPSIVFGLFGLGFFILFVGKGLDHALGYQELHWAQPGILWASLTLAVLTLPVVIVSTEEALRAVPQEQRTASLALGATQSQTLARVVLPGALPGILTGAVLAISRGAGEVAPILFTGAAYFLPDLPTSLNSQFMHLGYHTYVLATQSPDVEATRPLLYATVLVLLLLTFALNLVAVLIRTRTRRKAAAGH
- a CDS encoding porin, whose translation is MRPLLVALTLLSSSTSMAQATTSQEAVSTPPASEPRAAAEPSSTEPAPPRANAPTVPEMSPSIDERLTADEHRVEALEEQNVETKNDLSALKKLRISGYVQARYQYLQDLDDTGAGGYSRFGVRRGRLKATYTTEWSQFMLQIDAVPAGVTLKDAEATLFVPGTKQQLSVTLGQMKWPFGYEGPQSSSDREFPERSRVVRNMLPSERDRGAKVNGRYKFLRLAVGVFDGNGTDSGTTQDNDKEKDIVGHLGFDLKWLSGGISGWYGHDMGRLATDPFRRAYERTRIGADLQAYFDVIPLGGTAIKGEFIAGRTYGAANNATHLNVPAHGWYLLLVQNIGLNDAVAVRYDTFDPHNGQANVAVGDVPGADNTVDTLGFVLQHHFGENLKVSAIYEIPITHVVAQALDPHDNLFTLQMQARF
- a CDS encoding histidine phosphatase family protein, with translation MAERDLPLLLVRHAVAEDSNALGDEARALTPQGRAAFRQHAKKLTRLTPLMGIITSPLVRAVQTAELLADALGLSHVEVHPALVPMKGAARNVLKLARDVGPGWALVGHNPSLERAAALALGHALPDKLRKGCAVALRAEGREFALQWMAAPGRSLRRP
- a CDS encoding sulfite exporter TauE/SafE family protein produces the protein MASVLDATPFNFVAIVLCVSVGAGLLGSLLGLGGGLILIPVLTLVLKVDIRYAVGASIVSVIATSSGAAAAYVRDGLANMRVAMFLELATVAGAVSGAMLAGMVGGRALYFLFGAVMAYSALAMLRKLREDGSPRAEPPRNAIADRLGLHGSYYDVSAGGEVSYRVHRPLVGLGLMYVAGTVSGLLGIGSGALKVPAMDLAMGLPIKVSTATSNFMIGVTAAASAGIYFARGDIDPFIAGPVCVGVTLGAFMGSRYLTKLKSGSLRMLFVAVLLWVSYEMLSKGIHG